The Bacillus sp. 2205SS5-2 sequence GGAACATTATCGGGATCACGATAAGTTCTATCGTAACTAGAACATAGTTTGGGTGTTTCATGTACTTATAAGGACCTTTTGCAACAACATCTGCGTTTGGTAAAACTAGGATTTTTGTATTCCAGTACTTTCCCAATGAGGATAGAACCCAGACCCTCCCTATTTGTGCCAGTAAAAATAAAATTAAAAAGAGTAACCACAAGGAATGAACCTTCCCACCAGTCCACTTAAATTCAATCAATAGCGAGACAAAAAACAAGGAATGAATGAGCACCATAAATTTGTAATGACCCTTCCCATACTCGATGGCTCCTTGGCTTTTCATCCACTTCTCATTATTTCGTGCAATAACTAATTCAATGAGCCTTTGAACAACTACAATGCCAACAAAAAGGATTGGGAACATCAACTCCACCTCAATAACAAAAGTTCTGATGAAAAACCGGGGCCAAGTGCGAATGCAAGACCGTATTGATTTCTGTCGACTTTTTTCTTTAACTGTTCTTTTAATACATAAAGTACAGTTGCAGAGGACATATTTCCATATTCGTTTAACACTTGTTTTGATAACTGCAATTGTTTTTCTGAA is a genomic window containing:
- a CDS encoding isoprenylcysteine carboxyl methyltransferase family protein: MFPILFVGIVVVQRLIELVIARNNEKWMKSQGAIEYGKGHYKFMVLIHSLFFVSLLIEFKWTGGKVHSLWLLFLILFLLAQIGRVWVLSSLGKYWNTKILVLPNADVVAKGPYKYMKHPNYVLVTIELIVIPIMFQAYWTLFFFGCLNQLILAVRIPEEEKALEEITDYKETHEHTYRFVPTVKKD